The window TATAATGAAATTGGAACCTATTCAATTGCACAAGAAATATAATTGAACTGGATACCTTTTGAATTTCTCCATTTACTCGTAAATCTCCATCAAATGGGACAATTTTGAAGACATTTTCGCCAACCTTAAAGGCCTCACCAAATGTGCCTTCGCCCACCTTGGCAATTGTTTGTGGCTCACTGCATTTGACATAGTTCAGTTTACAAAACTAGATGCTTTGAGAAATTAAAATTAAGAGCAAAAATCAGGCTGAATTAAGTCTATTGCCAACACAAATATGAATTTGATTCTTCATGAAAAGGAATGGGTACTGATTGATAAGGCCAAATTATACAAAGTATTAACTAGATAGCCATTCAGATATAGTTCAAAGCTAAGATCACATGCACCAAAAGAGAGCACTAGTACATGAGTTTATAACAGTACTAAGCTAAAGGTGTTCCGGTCAAGGGAATCCatatctgtatttatcctcaaccATTCTTACATGGTTCAAGAGCACTATTAGGAGCATTCTCACCAAAAGTATAAAAGATAACGAGTTAGAGATTAAGAAGCGTCAGCCAGATCTACATCTAAGAGTACCAAGGTGGACAACATCTTTCGTGCAACTATACATTATATGTTTAATGATCCTAGTTAAGGTTTTTCAAAAGGCAAAGTTGACAGTTTCTAGTGATAATTGTATCAGCTGAAAGAAAATATACATTATACGTTATATGTCTAATGATCCTAGTTAAGATTTTTCAAAAGGCAAAGTTGACAGTTTCTAGTGATAATTGTATCAGCTGAAAAAAAATATCATGTTAAACTCGCTGCtccacaagtaccaaagacagtACAAATCTGACTAAGAAGAAAGATATGCCTAAGGAGATATTTGATTTGAGGAAGTAGAACAAAAGTGGAAGTGTCATAGGAGCCGCACCAATACTTTGATAGTATCTCCAGTAGTGTTAAAGGAGCAGACTGTCCGCATGCTGCCAATAGAGCCAAAAATGGATCCCAAGTGTGAGCATCCACTGAAGACGGCCTGGAAGTCAGAGAAAGTTTACTAACACCAACTTCAATATCTTCATAACCTCCCTCATCCATGGGACATATTTCTCCAATGCCTGTTTCTGATAAAGGCCGCCCTCCGGACACATCTTCATCTCTGGAACCAAAGTGTTTGTTCTGGGTGGAGTACAAGCCAGACGGAACTTGTAGTGATTTTTTTTCAGGGGTTTTCACATTTGCGGATCCATAAATAACTCCACAAGCAGATTCTTTGCGTGAGGCTGGGGTTTCTAATATCTTCGATAGTGAAGCTGGGGGTGCATAGGTATGGTTAAGTTTCTTAGAAATCAACCATTTCTGTAGAACTGAGGACAGACGTGATATAATGATAGCGTCAGTTTGGATGCCTGTAGTCCATGTAGCGCATTTGTTTGGGGAGGGGCTTTCTACCATTAGTTCGAAATCATCAACTTCTTGAAAATACGCTCTCTCTTTATCATAGTTTGCGGCTTCAACTTTTTTACCCTACAAAGTATGAGGAATTAGAAATAGAAGACATGTGATTTTGTATGATAAACAAAATATTAGCTAACTGATGCCTTTTGAAAAGAAACAACAACTACATGGCGGCTTTGCAGGAGCTGGGAAATTTTTTCAACAAATTACCCTTGGAAGAGGTGGTTTTGCTTTTCGTCCAGGCTTCCTTTTTTGAGGATGTAATTCGGCACATACAGTAGCAGCAACACTAGTTCTCCCTCTGTCAacaaaataaagtgaaaaaaGAGAAACCCCTCAATAAGAAAGACAAAAGTGGAAGAAACGAATAGCTAACTGGAGTTCGCGAATATGACAAAGAAAGAGAAGGTATGTACTAGGAATTACCATGATACATAACAGGGTGAGGAGGGGTTATGGATTAAATTAAAAAGTGAAGTCAAAGCCCCAGTAAATTCATCAACTTGGGGTACCCAAAAAAAGTTCTTAACAAGGAGACTAAACATACTGAAAAAAATCTGAGAACTGTTTACATCTTTAAGTCTTAAATCCATTTTAATGACTGAATGGGAAACGGATAGATGAGACAAATTTTCTTTGCAAGTAACAGAATCATCTAGGTCGGGTAAGTTTGTATTGTTCTGGCAATATGTTTCCTCCAGTGAGCTAGCCAATAGAATAAGCTTTATTGCTAAGTACAAAACAATGAAGATATACTGCCCAGACGCTGGAGGTAAGGGCTCTCCTAAAATGATACATGGAATTTAGACAGCTTTTAAGCTCTTACAGGAAACATTCTTCAAAATTACTGATTGTTTGTCGTCATATTACTCATATACTACACATCTTAGTATAGACAAAACTGTTGCTTGTTTCAGTAAATCTGAGTATTTGCTTCCTAAATAACCTTATCCCAGATTATTTCCATTTCTACTAAGCTAAAACtacttataaaagaaaaaaagtgaatAAGCTAAAACCACTACAAGCACAATCCTTGTAAGCATATCCAAGGAGATAGATTTTGATATCAGTGGAAATTTAGGGGGGAAATATAAAATTAGGGCAGAAGGCAAAACCTAGTAGAAAGAGAACGATTCCAACTGATTCGTTTAACAGGGAGAAAACTCAGCCGATTCTCGTAACTAGAAGTTGAATTTGATAGCCTCCTGAAAACAAATCAAagtaaaaaaaagttaaaaacttCAGCGAGCCACCaaaaaaaatatggaaatttgAAAACTGAAAAACAATATAAAGAGAAACCTGTCAGCATCTTGGGGAATAATATGGGATTTTTGGCGTCGATATACAACAGCAAAATTTGGTTCCTGAGGTTGATCGGAGGGACAATCAAATTGAAGTTTTTCAGCAACTATGAGTTCTGCCCACAAATCAGCTGTGTCTCAAATTCCACCATGTTAGTACTACGACCCTGAATCGAGATGGAAAATTAATTGGAGGAGTGAAGAGTTTTTACCCGCTCGAGAAGTCATGGTGGTGCCGAATTTTGAAGCTTCGAATTGTAGTACCGTTGCAAATCAAATGTCTTGTCAACTGCAACTTAAAGTCTGTGAAGAAATTTCAAAGTGGGGAGGATTGAGCGGGAAGAGAAAGAATCCTTCGGTTTTGGGCCTGATAAATGGGCCTATCGGTAATCTTGACTCTGTATACAGCCCAAAATGGACGCCTACTAGACTTGGACTGCATGTCTTTGTAATGTCTGGGCTTAATATCTCAAGCTTAATAATTGCAGTGATAAATTTgcgaaaatagcacgggctagtcagttttcggactggtaatcaAAAAGGGAATCTTACAGAAATATCCCAAATAAATTTCAACTTATCATCCTCTAGCAattaatcatagacttaccaaaactagccaaatacatataaaaattgaaaacccaaataaataaAGTTCTTTCTCTACAAGAATCACACGCAAGGATCTCCTTCAATATTTTTAAGcatgattagcaacattagatgcaagacgaaaAGGAAATTTCATGATTGAGGTATCAAATAAggtgattatatatatatatatatatatatatatatatatatatatatatatatatatatatatatacacccaatttttcccaaaaagtatTTCAAATTGCATATATGTCTTCAAAATCATGCATTGATTAGCAATTgatattttttcacaatttttttatatttttattaatttatccagcattttattttcaagaaataattacaaaattacctcacaaatgatttcaaaagcatttcttgatgtaatgtattattttttattctattACGACTAAATTATTTCATATTAGCCAAATTGGCACCctttggctataattgcaataactttgcaattatagcccaatcatatgattttgtattattttcattCAGAAATTAATCATGTGTattttttaaatactaaataaatatttttaaattattttctatgcataaaatttatttttataattaaaagctatttttgtaaattgttttaaataatttacattgggtatttaacaaatagccacttttatttcaattatagcatAATTAAATTAGACCCAACCCAATTAAAACGGCCCAAATACCCCAGGCCCAATACCttatcctacccgacccaatctcttgtctaatctggaccgttgatcaattttaatcaacggtccagatctccCATTTCCTTAATTAACCCTAGAGACTACCCCCCTCCCCCTCATTTCTCTCTTTACTCCGCCATTACACTCTCCCATCACCTCTCAAATTCTCTCTGCTAAAACCTAAATCTCCCACCGGCCGAaagtattttcttatttgttatatTCAACCTTATGTAATCTCCTTCCTTATTTAGTATTTGCCTGTTATCGTTTAAATTTAACTTCCTAATTAAAGGAAGCACTTATACTGATTTGATTCTAATtagtacatagttccataattactgctgAACTATGATTCTTGCTGTATTTTCTACCTGTTTCAAACTATAAGTACCTTGCTCTTTCATTAGCACAAAGacacgaacacattggttcaaaaactctctTTTACACAAAAATGCTCTTCTGCTCTCTTTTCTCTGGTTACTTGCTATTGTTCTAAGttagtcggctgcaagccaaggctgattactctactctcttgctcctcactttgtgtttactaccttctttactagtatgttctgatttcaattcaagttccaaaaatAATATGGTCCTTTTATTACCACAATTCATCATGTTTCTAGTctgcttttacttatggttttgttgtgaaacttgtagttgatatgtTGACATTATTAGCATATTATGTACTCCCCTTCCTTAGGATCAGTATGAACATGTTACCCCACCCCCCATGTAGTTTGTCTCTATGTGATCTTGCTATATCTGGTTTCTGGTATGAATCTCCTTGTAAAGTAGTCAGCACTCCTAAACTTGTATGATTCTTGGATTGATTTTAAATTATGTTGATCCTATACTGAACCCCTTAAGCATTGTTGATTCTATGACTATGTGTAATCAGTGTTTCTGAGCATATATGTACCAATTCCAAAGTCTTCTGCCTGCTATGTGTTTACCATTATGTGTTTTACTTGTCCTCAATTCCCATTTACCCCTATGTGAAAGCTTGTGGTACTAAACATGTCTTGATTCTTTATTCTATGTGTGATGTTGAACCTATTTTGGTTCTAAGGTTGGTCTGTTGTTTTTTGATTGCCCTACCCTTTTCAGAACTGTCTTATTGAATAACTCCTCTGTTAttttacaaaactattttcaagtctcttttcaaattattttcctaattaaattctttttcaaaactatgtcaagcactctcactct of the Nicotiana tabacum cultivar K326 chromosome 7, ASM71507v2, whole genome shotgun sequence genome contains:
- the LOC107787031 gene encoding serine/threonine-protein kinase haspin homolog; the encoded protein is MTSRAADLWAELIVAEKLQFDCPSDQPQEPNFAVVYRRQKSHIIPQDADRRLSNSTSSYENRLSFLPVKRISWNRSLSTRGRTSVAATVCAELHPQKRKPGRKAKPPLPRGKKVEAANYDKERAYFQEVDDFELMVESPSPNKCATWTTGIQTDAIIISRLSSVLQKWLISKKLNHTYAPPASLSKILETPASRKESACGVIYGSANVKTPEKKSLQVPSGLYSTQNKHFGSRDEDVSGGRPLSETGIGEICPMDEGGYEDIEVGVSKLSLTSRPSSVDAHTWDPFLALLAACGQSAPLTLLEILSKYCEPQTIAKVGEGTFGEAFKVGENVFKIVPFDGDLRVNGEIQKKSEELLEEVILSGTLNSLRAHEGHLLNSCSTFIQTMDMRVCQGHYDASLLKAWEDWDGKHGSENDHPKEFPEKQCYVVFVQEHGGKDLESFVLLNFNEAKSLLAQITLALAVSEAAYEFEHRDLHWGNILLRRKGLDTVQFTLEGNEIHVRTYGLLVSIIDFTLSRINTGEDILFLDLSSDPELFEGPKGDKQSDTYRKMRDVTGEFWEGSFPKTNVLWLQYLVDILLLKKSYERTSKDERDLRSLKKRLNSYGSAREATSDVFFSDLFVIFQH